The following nucleotide sequence is from Deltaproteobacteria bacterium.
CGGGGAAAGCTGACATCATTTACATGGGCAGACAATTAACCTCTGATCCTGAAACCCCGAAAAAGTATTATCAAGGGCGAACAGATGACATCAGAAAATGTATCGGATGTCTGGAAGGCTGCGGCACGCCCTGCCCCATTAACTATGATATCGCCCCGGGGTCCATTCCTTTAACCCCGGCCAGCAGCCCTAAGAAGGTTTTGATTATAGGCGGCGGTATCGCGGGCATGGAGGCTGCCAGGGTGAGTGCCAGCCGCGGTCATAAGGTTACCTTGATTGAAAAAAGCGCCAAGCTGGGCGGCACTGTGGCTGCGCTCGCGCTCGATCCCCTCACCGCTGAATTTGGAAACATAGTAGAATACCTCGGCGCCCAGATGAGGAAGCTGAATCTAGATGTGCGACTTTGTAAGGAAGCTGATAGGGCAGATATTGAGGAATTGAATCCTGACGTCATCTTTTTAGCGACAGGCGCATCTTTGAGAATACCAGAACTAGCCCTGGAAAAAACCGGCGTTATGGACCACATCGAGGCCTTAAGGCATAGAAATAAAATAGGCCAACGAGTTGTGGTTTGGGGCCTGATGTATGGAGCTGAACTGGCCGTCTCCCTGGCCGAAGAAGACCGGGAAGTGGTTTTAATGGGTGAAGCGGGTGAAAATTCATTGGCCAGTCACGCTTCAAGCAATCGCATATGGTGGGTCTTAAAAAAGCTCACGGATATCAATGCTGTTAGAGAGAGACCCGAATCGGTGCGGGTCAGCAATCCAGAAGTTTTATTTCATGTGAAAGTGAAGGAAATAAGTGGCGGGGGAATTTCGATTACGAATAAGGACGGGAAAAAGAGTATCCTTCATTATGACACGCTTATTATTTCTAGAGGCCGGAAAAAGAATGATTCCCTTTTTGAAGAACTCAAGGGAAGGGTACCGGAAATTTACAAAATCGGAGACTGCTCGGCAGCCGGGAATATACTCAGGGCCGTGTGGAGCGCCAACGAAACAGCTAGAAGGATTTAATCGAATCAGGTGAGGCAAGAGATTATTTATACCTAATTGAACCACTTAATCCCGACGGTGGTTCAGAGGGCTGGGGCAACCCATGAGGGCGACAGGCATTGCCCGGTTGGCTGAGATCGTCAATCAATTAAGCCTCTGACTCTTGGCCTGGCCAAGACATTATGAGCCTTTTTCACGAAAAATTTTTTCAGCAGCATTAAGTTCAGCAGCACAGGCAAAGGTCATGAAAAAAAGAAATAAAAACAGATTGAATTTACTAGCAGGGCCGCGAGTTCCGCGATGAGAAGGACAAAGGAACAAGCAGAGATAACAAGGAAAAAGATACTCAGGGCGGCGCGTGAAATATTCTGCAGAGAAGGTTATTCCAGTACGCGTCTGGAGGAGGTGGCGAAAAAGGCAGGAGTGACTCGCGGGGCCATCTACTGGCATTTCGGTGATAAATATAAGCTATTCGTCAGTTTATTAGATGAGGGTTTTCGCGGATATTCCAAGCGGATCGTGGAAATTATTAATGGCGACGCCTCTCCTGTCACTAAAATCCGCAATCTGATGAAGGAGGCCCTTATTTCCCTGGACGAGGATAAAAAGTACCGCAGTGCTCTGGAGCTGTACTCCTTAAAGGCAGAGTTTACAGAGAAGCGTGCCAGGCAGTGGGAGGAGCTGCAGAAGCAGCAGGAGGAATTGCAACAGCGGTTGATGAGCGTGCCCGAAGCCCATCAATGGCTTAGAAAAGCGGTGGAGGATTTAATTCAAGAAGGAATTGTCATTGGTGAGATTGTTCCCGACATTGATCCTAAATTGGCCGCTTTGGCATTAATGAGCTATCTCAGCGGTGTGCAGTCAACCTGGCTGGATGATCCTCAGGCTTTTTCAGGCAAGGAGACGCCGGATGAACTGGTGGAGTTTATATTAAGCAGGATTATTAACCCAAAAGGCAGGTTAGAGCTTTATTTAAAAAAGCACAGTATTTCATTGGAGAAACCTTACCAAAAAGGAGGGTAACGATGGGTTAAAAAAAGATCTAGTGAAATAGAATTATTTTAATTTAAGTACTTCGGAATTTAATTTCTTCTGCATAACAGACTAGTATGACATTATAGGAGCGTATTTTTTCCATTTTTTCCAGAAAGCACCAAAACGCTGAAAATGGAGAAGCATTCCTTTAAGGTCATCATTTTTCGCTTGATTCCAGACAACAGGCGGGTCGCGTTGAGCCAGGCCTGAGGGGAAGGCTGGTTCTCCTTAACGGTGAGAGGGGTTGGCTTGACCCGTAAACTGGTTTACCGCTATCTTGAAAAATAAGGAGTTTATCGTTATGTCAGAAAAGACGGAAAAAAATCTGGCCTATGCGTTTGCTGCCGAATCTAAGGCTGCTATCCGAAATGCTGCCTTTGCTAAAAAAGCCGAAACAGAAGGCTATGCGCAAATAAGCCGCTTGTTTAGGGCCGTTTCAGACGCGGAATCCGTGCATGCTAACCGATACATCATGTTGATGCGCGGCAAGATTGGACCTACAGAAGAAAACCTCGAAACGGCTTTTCAAAACGAGATTAAAGCCAATGTGGAAGAATATCCCCAGCTAATCAAGGAGGCATCTGAGGAAAGCGATGAGATGGCATTAACGGCTTTTTCACAGGCTAAGGACGTTGAGAGCCGTCATGCCGAGCTTTACAAAAAGGCCATGAACGATATGCTTTCAGATCGAAAGACAGACTATTATGTCTGCCAGGTTTGCGGCTATATCAGTGAGGATGAGCCTCTAGAAAAGTGCCCTGTCTGCGGAGCGGAAAAAGAAAAATTCAAACACGTCACTTAGCAATATCTCACGCAAGACAATACTAAAAAATATAGCCTGCCCGCACCTTCAGGCTGTGTCTTTAAATGGCACTTTGTGTCAATGACATTTTAAAATGACCGGTGTATGTAGCACATCAATTGACCGATGAATCGAAGGAGCCCAGTGGCGAGACACTTGTAAGCGATACCTCCAATTAGTGTCGCGCTGCAAGTGGCGTGACACTGGGCGGGGCTTCTTGTTGGTCATTTATGATTTGTCCCTGGTCATTATATTGAGCCAGCTTACGGGGACCATGGAAGACGGCATAAGTTCCGTCTGCATATTCATGGAGCCGCACCCTGGTCTTTACGTAATGGTAGCGATGTTTGTCCGGCGGGATTTGTAGGACAAGGCCCTTATAACGAACGGTATTATCGTTACTGACCGTTCGTTCTTCCTGCACGCTCAGAATATCCTCCAAGCGACCCCCCACCCAAGGGACGAAAGCGCTGCCTTCCTCTGTGGCCGGGGCGGCGAAACGACGATTATGCTCGGGCAAGTATTTGGCCTTTAAAAAGCGGTTGGCCTCTTCCATATCTGTAATACCGTGGAGGCGCAGCTCTTGGGGCAGGCGATTTTGCAGGGTCTCAAACATCCGTTCTGAACGTCCCCTGGCTTCTGGAGAGTAGGCCGGGATCAATTCGATGCCTAACTGTATCAGGGCTCGACCGACCTGGGTCGGTCTGGTCCGGTCCACCTGACCGCCGGCCTGGGGAGTGTGCCAGTAGTGGGAAGCTCGGTCGGCATACAAGGAACTGAACAGGCCCTGTTTCCGGATGACTTCCCCCAGACCCAGGAAAGAACTCATGGTCCCTTCCTCTGCTACAAAAAAGGCGGAATAGATGACGCTGGTGGCGTCATCCATGGTCACGATCAAGTCCCAGATTTTCCCTGGAACCCATTCATGGCTTGATCCGTCCTGGTGCAGCATCATCCCTGGCAAAGGCCGTCGGGGTCGTTTGCGGCGATGAGCCCCTCGCCGGGGAGCTTTCTTTACTAACCCATTGTCCTGCAAGACCTTTTTGGTCCAGGTGTAGCTTCGTTGAATACCGTGGCCCGCCAGCTTCTCGTGAAAGTGCTTGACTGTAAAATCATAGTACCTGGTTTTAAACAAAGTCAGCACCCCCATGACCTCGTCCACCGGCGCCCGGCGATGCGACAGCTTGCCCAACCGCCGATCCGCCAGACCCGACAGGCCCTCTTCTTCATAACGCTGGCGCATGCGGTAGAATGTGCTCACCGATGTCCCCAATAACTCCGCCGCGTCTTCACAACTCAAGGTCTTCGTTTGATAGCGACCATATGTGTCCTCAAACCGCATCATCCTCACCTCTTGTAGCACCTCTGCTCGTTTCATGTATCATCCTCCTAAAGAGGATCATCCATGATCGGTCAACTCATGTGCTACCTAATTCGGTCATATCATGTGCTACTGACAATGCTTTTTTTAATAGTTGACATACCCTGCATGAATGATATACTCACCCGGTAAAGTGGGCATGAAGTCCACGATATAAACATAAAAAAAACAATATAAGATAGAAAATTCAGGCCGCGAAGGCAGTTTCCTCAGAAGAGGAAAATGAACTGCGCGGCCTTTTTTTTCTTGGGACACCATATATGGCTGAGCCGGCAGGCGCAGAATGGAGATCTAGGTGAATTTTGCAGTGGCGTCAATAAGAAAGGATGAAGCAGTTACCCACGAGCCCGGTCAAATCATCGAGACATACAAGGCAGCCATCAGAAGCAAGGTTTATCTTTTTATGGTGCTTCTCTTTCTACTTCTGGCCCTGATGATCGTTGCCATTGCCGTGGGTTCATATGATTTATCCGTTATTAGGATTATTCGTACTCTTTTCGGTTTGGAAGAGGGTCCTCAAAGAATCATCGTCTGGAACATCAGGATGCCGCGTATCTTGGCCGCAATCGTGGTTGGGTGCGGGCTGGGCCTGTCAGGCGTGGGCACACAGAGCCTGCTCCGGAATCCCCTAGCTTCTCCGTTTACCCTGGGCATCAGCCAGGGCGCGGCCTTTGGCGCGGCTTTCTCGATAGTGTTTTTAGGGGCCGGAGGTATGCTGGATAGCGCTCTGAGAACCGCTGACACCAACACCTTTACTATCCACAGTGTCTACACTGTGACCTTCTTCGCCTTCATCGGATCAATAACGGCTACGGCGGTGATCCTTTTACTGGCCCGGCTGAAAAAGATGTCGCCAGAATCAATCATTTTAGCCGGTGTGGCCCTGTCATCGCTTTTCACTTCCGGTACCATTCTGGTTCAGTACTTTGCCTCAGAAGTGGAAATAGCCACAGTGGTTTTTTGGACCTTCGGCGACGTGGCCCGTTCCAGCTGGCAGGAAATTTGCGTTTTAAGCATAGCCACCTTTCTGGTGGTCATTTATTACGTGCTCAATCGCTGGAACCTCAATGCGTTGTCCACAGACGAGGATGCCGCCAGAGCCTTGGGCGTGAATGTGGAAAAAGTGCGGCTGCTAGGCATGTTTCTGGCGGCCTTGGTAGCGGCGCTGGCTACAGCCTTTCACGGTGTGATAGCATTTTTAGGTTTATTAGCTCCTCATATCGGACGCCAGCTCGTGGGCGCGGATCATCGGTTCTTGATACCCTATGCCTGCCTCATAGGAGCGCTGCTCTTGGTGGCGGCAGATACTATCGGCCGTCTGCTGGTGGGATCGGGTACGCTGCCCGTGGGCGTTCTGACCTCCTTCATGGGGGCGCCGCTTTTCCTTTATCTCCTTATAAGGGGATTAAATAAATGATTCTTTCAGTAAACGGCGTCCAATTCAGCTATAACAGCCATCCTGTCTTAAGTGACCTAAGCTTTGATTTACCGCCGGGACAAATCCTGGGGATTCTCGGCGTCAACGGGGCAGGTAAAACGACCTTACTTAAGTGCATCAATAAAATCCTCAAACCTCAAACCGGTACCGTTCTTTTAGAAAAACAGAGCGTTTTCCGTATGAGCGGAAACGAGATTGCCAAGCACTTTGGTTACGTCCCTCAAAAGTATGGGGATGAACCTCTGAATGTTTTTGATACGGTTCTTTTGGGCCGCAAACCGTATATCAAATGGGCGGTTACAGAACATGATCTGGAAGTAGTTGAACGGATCTTGAGACTGATGCACCTGGAACATATGGCCCAACGGCCACTCAGATATCTCAGCGGCGGTGAAACGCAGAAGGTTATCATGGCTCGGGCTTTGGCTCAGGAGCCGGAGGTGCTTCTCCTGGATGAACCGACAGCCAATTTAGACCTGAAAAACCAACTGCAGGTCATGGACCTGGTGACGAACGCAGTCCGTGAGCAGGGACTCTCCGCCGTGGTGTCCATGCATGATATAAATCTGGCCTTCCGCTTCGTTGATTTTTTCCTGATGCTCAAAGACGGAACCGTTCATACCCTGACCCCAAAAGAGGCTGTTTCTCCGTCAATGATTCAAGAAGTCTATGGTGTTGAGGTTATCCTCAGTCAAATTAAAGATTACACCGTTGTGATTCCAATCAGACATCAACAGGAGGATAGAAAGTTATGAAGAGGTTTCTGTTCATTTGTTGTGCCTTGATAGCAGTTCTGGTCATAACGAGTGGCGACTGGGTGCAGGCCGGGAATAAGATTGCCATCAAAGATATGGTTGGACGTGAGGTAATTGTGCCTCAAAATCCTGACCGAATTATCTGCGTCGCACCCGGCACGCTCAGGCTGATTATCTACCTGGGCGGAAAGAATAAGGTGATTGGTGTAGAAGGTATTGAAAAGAGATTTCCCTTCACCAGGCCTTATTGGATTGCTAATAATGATCTGGGCCGATTGCCTTCTATCGGACCGGGCGGCCCGAATTCCATCAACAAGGAGCCAGACCTGGAGGCGATTCTGGCGGTAAGCCCGGAAGTGATTTTCATCAGTTACATGGAAAGAGATAAAGCCGAAGCGCTTCAAAAAAAGATCGGCATCCCTGTGGTCGTTTTGACCTACGGACCTTTTGGCACTTTTAATGAGGTGGTGTACGACTCCCTCCGCGTGGCCGGTCAGGTTCTCGCTAAAGAAAAGCGGGCTGAAGAGGTGATCTCCTTTATTGAAAGCGCCAGGAAGGACCTTTTGTCGAGAGTGGAAGGGTTCCCGAAAACCAATAAGCCAAGCGTGTACGTGGGGGGCATTGGTTTTAAAGGCACCCACGGTATCGAAAGCACGGAAACCATCTACGCGCCCTTTGAATGGGTTAAAGCCAGGAACGCGGCCAAGGTCACAGGAAAGAAAGGCCATATGTTTATCAACAAGGAGAAGATCCTGGCCTTAAACCCTGACATCATCTTTCTGGACGGTGGCGGCAGCGAACGCGTTCGGCAAGATTACGAAAAGAAGCCGGAATTCTACCAGAGTCTCAAGGCATTCAAAAAGCGGCAGGTCTACATGCTTCATTCCTTTAACTGGTACATGACCAATATCGGTACCGTCATTTCCGACGCCTACACGGTTGGCAAGATACTTTACCCCAAAAAATTTGCAGACGTGGACCTAGGCGTCAAGGCTGATGAAATCTATACCTTCCTGATCGGCCAGCCAGTATATGGGAAAATGATAAAAATCCACGGTCCGTTGGGGCAAGTGTTACCGTATTTGAAGTGAGGATCTGCCAGCAAAAGTGGCCAGGGGAGCAATACATGGCTCTCGTGGCAATCCAGGTGGTGGAAGATTGTACGAACGCAAAGCATTCTATTTTGACTCACAGGTCGAGGCGCCCTGGGCGGCACAGGATTACGGCCCAGAAGAAAGGGCTAAATTGGGCCGGCTTTTTGCCCAAATCAAATCGCTTGAGGGATTGGCTGTACTGGAACCTGGATGCGGCACAGGCAGGCTGACTGAAATCTTGTCCGACCACGTCGGACCGAATGGTCGGGTGATAGCTTTGGACATCAGCTCCAAAATGGTCGAAGCCGCCCGCCTCCGGGTGGACGATCGTCAGAATGTCGAAGTGCGCCTGTCAGAAGTTGAAACCTTTCCACTGGAGGATGGTAGCTTCGATCTGATTTTATGCCACCAGGTTTTCCCTCACTTTGAAGACAAGGAAAAGACTTTAAACATTCTCGCCAGGTCGTTAAAGCCGAACGGAAGGTTCATAATCTTCCATTTCATAAGCTTTGCTCAGATTAATGATCTGCACCGCAAGGTTCATACAGCCGTACAAAACGACATGATTCCAGAAGCGAGGGAGATGGAGCGCCTTTTCAAAAAAGCCGGGCTGAAAATTGAATTTATAAAAGATGATGATCAAGGTTATTTCCTGAGCGCGGTGCCGAAGAAAATTGAATCAACATCTTCTTAAAATGTCAGCGATATAAAAAACTATAAATATTGGGAGCTTTTCTATTCGTGGCCGCAGAAAACTCAAAAACAAGGCAAACCACAATGGAGATAATTCTGAAGCCGGTGGGCCATGTCCGCAGTGAACTTAAAGCGCCCAGTTTAGTGGCCAGTTCAAGCGACATCAAACTCAAGAAAAACTTCGATCAGACCAGGAAAGAGGCCAGGGAAATCCGCACCTTAATCTCCGAATTAATCATAAACCCCGGTCTGGATGGCATCCTGGATGGACTTGAGGACTTTTCCCACATTCTTGTTCTTTACTGGCCACACCTGGTTCCACCAGAAGGGCGCACCTTGACCAAGGTTCATCCTATCGGACGTAAGGACCTGCCTCTGGTTGGCGTCTTTTCCACCTGCAGTCCGGCGCGGCCCAATCCTATCCTGGTGACTGCGGTTCGCCTTCTTGAACGAAATGAGAACGTGCTAAAAGTCCAGGGACTCGAAGCAATAGACGGCAGCCCTATCATTGACCTCAAACCATATGTCCCCAGCTATTACTCCGCAGAAGAAGTCGAATTGTCAGAATGGATGATGCGAATCAATAAGGAGATTTCCGAAGCCTGAGCCTGAACTCTCTTGACAAGACTTCCTCCATAAATTTTAAGTGTTTCTTGAATTGATCCGTTATTTCAAAATGTTATTATTTTTTGTAAGTGAAAACGGGAATATCTTGTGCCAGAGTGAGCTTGTGAGCTAACTTATGAGGTTGACATGAGGGTTCCCTGAATTTTTTACGATAGTCCCGTTAGGGACACCTGATAATAGCCCGGTAATCCATTACCGGGTTATAACTTCCTGGTTTCAGAACCTGTTTCGGAACATTTTTTTGGCAATTGCTCTAGATATTTGTAAAGAGTCAAGTCCCATAGGGACGATTGAAATTCCTTTGATGGGCTAATTTTTCAAGCGTCCCGATGGGACGCAAATTTTTTTCGCCATTGGCCCAGCGCTAAAGCACTGGGCTATTATCATATCGTCCTCCGGACAAAGAGCCTCTGAAAACCTCTATTTTTAGGGAAAGTCCTGGCATATCTTTTTCCTTGAAAGCTCAGGAAAGGAGATGGTATGAATGATTAATCTGAGGCGGTATTATCCGGTTGAGTTAAGATCAAGCGGAGCAGACGGGTCACAAGCTCTATTCTTTATGTGAGGCCTTGACCTTGGGGGGGATTTACCAAAAAAAAGAAAAAGTGTAAACTATAAGTTAATTTATCTGGAGTAAACAAATCATCATAAGAAGAGGAAGAGGAAACTATGGCCAACTCGATCCGGATTGACCGAGATATTCCCATGAAGACACGAGACGGCGTAGTGCTGCGCGCAGATGTTTATCGGCCTGACGATAAGGATAAACACCCTGCCATTTTGATCCGTTCCCCTTATAACAAGCAACTGTCAGGGAAGAGCGACTACTTATCGGCCGTGGATGCCGCCTTTGCCAGATATGCCTTTGTGGTACAGGATACCAGGGGTAGATTCACATCCGAAGGCGATTACATGCCTGGCATGCCCGAAGGCCTTGACGGTTACGATACCGTGGAATGGATAGCATCCGAACCATGGTGCGACGGCAACGTGGGTATGGCCGGTGGCTCCTACCTCGGACGCATTCAGTGGCAGACCGCCATGGAGGCACCTCCCAGCTTGAAGGCCATGGCCCCGCACATAACCACCGCCGGGCCTTTGAGCGAAACCAGAATGAGCGGCCCTCTGGATTTCGAACAATCCGTAAGCTGGTTTGCGCTCATGGCCATTGATATGATTGATAAGTTGGAGAAGCAGGGAAAAGATGTTTCAAAAATGCGGGAAATGATTGATCGGGCCCGATTCAATACGGACGAAGTGATCAATTACCTCCCCTTTAAAGACGTTCCTCACTTTAATTTTGAGGGAGTGCGTCAGGGCTTCCAGCCCGGTAGGGTGGATGCCATTCTCGCAGCCCTCAAGTCTGAGAAGGATCTCTACTGGTCTTATGATAAGGTCCAGGTTCCTTGTATGCATGCCGCTGGCTGGTATGATCTCTTTGTGGGATCCCTGTTTAACAATTTCCTCAGCATGCGGGAAAAAGGCGGTTCGAAAATAGCCCGGGAGGGGCAGTACGTCTTATGCGGACCATGGGCTCATGGGGCAAATTTATTAGCCTTTGTGGGAGGACTTCATTTTGGACCTGTAGCCAGGGGAGTGGCAGCCTTTGTCCAGGAACGGCATCTGGCCTTCTTTGACAAATACCTGCGAGGGATTGATAAAGATATTCCTTTGGTGCGTTACTTTGTCATGGGCCGGGATAGATGGCAGAACGCTGACACCTGGCCCCTGCCTCAAACCGACTGGCAGCGCTTTTATCTTCATAGCAAAGGCCGGGCCAATACCGCATCTGGCAATGGCGTATTGAGTCGAAACGAACCCGGTTCTGAACCGTCTGATATCTTTGTTTACGATCCGCGCTTTCCGGTTCCGACTCTGGGCGGCAGGAATCTGCCTACCGGCAGGCTGGTTCCAGGCCCCTTTGATCAAACGCTGAATGAAAATCGTAGTGATGTTTTATGCTATACCACGCCTGAGCTTCAGGAAGACATGGAGATTACCGGCCCCCTGACCCTTCATCTCTTTGCTTCCACCTCAGCCAAAGATACGGATTTCACGGCCAAGCTGATTGACGTCTATCCCCATGGCGCGGCTTACAACGTTGCCGAAGGATGCATCCGGGCCAAGAACAGGAAGTCGGTCCTCAAGCCTGAGCCCATAACGCCTGGAGAGGTTTATGAGTTTACCATAGACATGGCTCACACCAGTATTGTTCTTCACAAGGGTCACCGCATCCGCCTAGACGTATCAAGCAGCAATTTCCCTCGGATTGATCGCAACATGAACACCGGTAACGCCTTCGGGGAAGACGCTCAAGGTGTGCCAGCAGTGCAGACGATATTTCATCAGTCTGAGTATCCATCATACATTGATCTGCCCGTAATACCGGGCAACAAGTAGAAGGAGCGCCGCGAAGCAATCTCGATCTTGATACTCTTGTATTCATTCAAACGGAACATAATTTTGACAACCACTATAATTCAAGAAATAAAGGAAGGTTGGCATGTCAAATTTCAATAATCTCAGTTCTCAAGAACTCCAGGAATACAAAACCAAATTGATGAAGCGCTACCATGAATTTCAGCTAAAAAATCTGACAATAGATATGACCCGAGGGAAGCCCTGTCCGGAACAACTGGACCTCTCCATGGATATGTTGACCTGCATAAACGCTCAGGATTTTCAGAGCGAAGATGGAGTAGATTGTCGAAATTACGGAGGGTTGGATGGGATTTTAGAAGCAAAAAAGCTTTTTTCGACCTATCTTGAGGTTGAGCCGGATGAGGTCATTATCGGAGGAAATTCCAGCCTGACCATGATGCACGATATCATTTTGCAGGCCATGATTCACGGGGTGGCAGAAGGCAGTGTTTCATGGGGAAAATTATCTCAGGTGAAATTTCTATGTCCCTGTCCTGGTTACGATCGTCATTTCTCGATCTGTGAGCATTTAGGCATTGATATGATTCCCGTGGAAATGAAGGACTACGGCCCGGACATTTCTCAAGTTGAAAGGTTAGCGGCTGAGGATGACGCCGTCAGAGGCATCTGGTGTGTCCCGAAATACAGCAACCCCACCGGAGTGATCTATTCGGATGAGGTGGTGGACCGGCTGGCAAACATGAAAACAAAAGCCGAAGATTTCCGTATCTTCTGGGATAATGCCTATGCCGTTCATCACCTCACGGATCGCCCCAAGAAGTTGAAACATATACTTCAAGCCTGCAAAAAGGCAGGAAATCCGGATAGAGCGCTTATTTTCGGCTCCACTTCTAAAATTACTTTTGCCGGAGCGGGGCTGGCCATGATGGCGGGGAGCAAAAGAAATATAGATTTTGCCAAGAAGCTGATGTTCTTTCAGACCATCGGGCCGGACAAGTTGAATCAGCTTCGCCACGTAAGGTTTTTAAAGAACATGGAAGGCATTGAAAGCCACATGAAAAAACACGCCGCGATCTTGAAACCCAAATTTGACATGGTGCTGAGTATCCTGGAAAAAGAATTAGACGATAAAGATATTGCAACATGGAGTCAACCCGCAGGCGGGTATTTTATCAGCGTGGATACGCCGGATGGATGTGCCGAAGCAGTGATTAAAATGGCGGCAAAGGCAGGTGTCAAATTAACACCTGAAGGTTCCACGTTTCCCTATAAAAAGGACCCCAAAGATCGAAACATACGCCTTGCCCCGACCTTTCCCTCTCTGGAAGATATCCAGACGGCCATTGAGATTTTAACTATCTGTATTCAACTGGTGAGTATTGAAAATTTTGATTTAAGTTCATTCGTTACAAATTGATTCTTAAGGTATCCGCCTGTCTAGCTCATTTTAGAGCGGTTTTTCTTTTTATAGCTGTTTTCAGATGAACGACAGATTGCCTTGGCTGTCAAAATTGAAAGGCCCGGGTCTAGTCACCGCCTCCATAAGAGGGTGCTTACGCACTTTTGCCAGCATCGGCTCGGAAACCATGATTTCTGAAAGTTCGCGGGTATTCTTGATGCAGACGATACGGCAGTCCTCAGGTCTCACCCCAACCAGGGTTTTCGCGGCGAGCTGAATGGCCTCCTGTT
It contains:
- a CDS encoding TetR family transcriptional regulator — its product is MRRTKEQAEITRKKILRAAREIFCREGYSSTRLEEVAKKAGVTRGAIYWHFGDKYKLFVSLLDEGFRGYSKRIVEIINGDASPVTKIRNLMKEALISLDEDKKYRSALELYSLKAEFTEKRARQWEELQKQQEELQQRLMSVPEAHQWLRKAVEDLIQEGIVIGEIVPDIDPKLAALALMSYLSGVQSTWLDDPQAFSGKETPDELVEFILSRIINPKGRLELYLKKHSISLEKPYQKGG
- a CDS encoding iron ABC transporter substrate-binding protein, translating into MKRFLFICCALIAVLVITSGDWVQAGNKIAIKDMVGREVIVPQNPDRIICVAPGTLRLIIYLGGKNKVIGVEGIEKRFPFTRPYWIANNDLGRLPSIGPGGPNSINKEPDLEAILAVSPEVIFISYMERDKAEALQKKIGIPVVVLTYGPFGTFNEVVYDSLRVAGQVLAKEKRAEEVISFIESARKDLLSRVEGFPKTNKPSVYVGGIGFKGTHGIESTETIYAPFEWVKARNAAKVTGKKGHMFINKEKILALNPDIIFLDGGGSERVRQDYEKKPEFYQSLKAFKKRQVYMLHSFNWYMTNIGTVISDAYTVGKILYPKKFADVDLGVKADEIYTFLIGQPVYGKMIKIHGPLGQVLPYLK
- a CDS encoding ISNCY family transposase, whose product is MKRAEVLQEVRMMRFEDTYGRYQTKTLSCEDAAELLGTSVSTFYRMRQRYEEEGLSGLADRRLGKLSHRRAPVDEVMGVLTLFKTRYYDFTVKHFHEKLAGHGIQRSYTWTKKVLQDNGLVKKAPRRGAHRRKRPRRPLPGMMLHQDGSSHEWVPGKIWDLIVTMDDATSVIYSAFFVAEEGTMSSFLGLGEVIRKQGLFSSLYADRASHYWHTPQAGGQVDRTRPTQVGRALIQLGIELIPAYSPEARGRSERMFETLQNRLPQELRLHGITDMEEANRFLKAKYLPEHNRRFAAPATEEGSAFVPWVGGRLEDILSVQEERTVSNDNTVRYKGLVLQIPPDKHRYHYVKTRVRLHEYADGTYAVFHGPRKLAQYNDQGQIINDQQEAPPSVTPLAARH
- a CDS encoding FAD-dependent oxidoreductase produces the protein MKETRKIFEPIEINGMKLKNRIGFAPLLNMPRAEDRSPNDLTARWFEERAKGGTGLIMTGTFNPIHPLMPGGPERFAKLADAVHAHGAKLGVQIGAGGPMGGTGPSPMPYPDEHHPKDSIFEILTGSISPMPGITSVTEFPVEQIEQYKNAFASAALALKKAGVDCVELHCAHGGATLYCSFISPFYNRREDEYGGTWEKRLRFPTETIKKMREVVGKDYPLFVRISADELLGQAGITLEDATSIIVPAMEEAGVDCLDVSQGSILHTPQGITIPMYYPRGCYIHHAEAVKKVTKLPVIGVGRIVDLDMAEKFLQAGKADIIYMGRQLTSDPETPKKYYQGRTDDIRKCIGCLEGCGTPCPINYDIAPGSIPLTPASSPKKVLIIGGGIAGMEAARVSASRGHKVTLIEKSAKLGGTVAALALDPLTAEFGNIVEYLGAQMRKLNLDVRLCKEADRADIEELNPDVIFLATGASLRIPELALEKTGVMDHIEALRHRNKIGQRVVVWGLMYGAELAVSLAEEDREVVLMGEAGENSLASHASSNRIWWVLKKLTDINAVRERPESVRVSNPEVLFHVKVKEISGGGISITNKDGKKSILHYDTLIISRGRKKNDSLFEELKGRVPEIYKIGDCSAAGNILRAVWSANETARRI
- a CDS encoding iron ABC transporter permease; this encodes MVLLFLLLALMIVAIAVGSYDLSVIRIIRTLFGLEEGPQRIIVWNIRMPRILAAIVVGCGLGLSGVGTQSLLRNPLASPFTLGISQGAAFGAAFSIVFLGAGGMLDSALRTADTNTFTIHSVYTVTFFAFIGSITATAVILLLARLKKMSPESIILAGVALSSLFTSGTILVQYFASEVEIATVVFWTFGDVARSSWQEICVLSIATFLVVIYYVLNRWNLNALSTDEDAARALGVNVEKVRLLGMFLAALVAALATAFHGVIAFLGLLAPHIGRQLVGADHRFLIPYACLIGALLLVAADTIGRLLVGSGTLPVGVLTSFMGAPLFLYLLIRGLNK
- a CDS encoding rubrerythrin family protein, yielding MSEKTEKNLAYAFAAESKAAIRNAAFAKKAETEGYAQISRLFRAVSDAESVHANRYIMLMRGKIGPTEENLETAFQNEIKANVEEYPQLIKEASEESDEMALTAFSQAKDVESRHAELYKKAMNDMLSDRKTDYYVCQVCGYISEDEPLEKCPVCGAEKEKFKHVT
- a CDS encoding methyltransferase domain-containing protein translates to MYERKAFYFDSQVEAPWAAQDYGPEERAKLGRLFAQIKSLEGLAVLEPGCGTGRLTEILSDHVGPNGRVIALDISSKMVEAARLRVDDRQNVEVRLSEVETFPLEDGSFDLILCHQVFPHFEDKEKTLNILARSLKPNGRFIIFHFISFAQINDLHRKVHTAVQNDMIPEAREMERLFKKAGLKIEFIKDDDQGYFLSAVPKKIESTSS
- a CDS encoding ABC transporter ATP-binding protein — protein: MILSVNGVQFSYNSHPVLSDLSFDLPPGQILGILGVNGAGKTTLLKCINKILKPQTGTVLLEKQSVFRMSGNEIAKHFGYVPQKYGDEPLNVFDTVLLGRKPYIKWAVTEHDLEVVERILRLMHLEHMAQRPLRYLSGGETQKVIMARALAQEPEVLLLDEPTANLDLKNQLQVMDLVTNAVREQGLSAVVSMHDINLAFRFVDFFLMLKDGTVHTLTPKEAVSPSMIQEVYGVEVILSQIKDYTVVIPIRHQQEDRKL